One segment of Paraburkholderia sp. PGU19 DNA contains the following:
- a CDS encoding LysR substrate-binding domain-containing protein yields the protein MNKSPNLDDLRVFCTVARKASFSAAADALSVSAAYVSKRVNMLEADLGTRLFHRSTRRVAITEAGERVYAWAEKILDDVDRLVEDVSTTRRVPRGTLRISSSFGFGRHVVAPALARLTERYPQLSVRLDLFDRIVDVAGEGFDLDIRIGDDIAPHLIAKRLAENHRVLCASPEYLKRHGTPRQLADLGTHHCLAIKERDHPFGIWRLTERGETVSVKVTGPLSTNHGEVAVQWALAARGIVLRSMWDVRALLDSGALVQVLPGVTQPANVWAVYPARLASSAKVRVCVDFLADEFGRLAAPAAPQ from the coding sequence GTGAATAAATCGCCGAACCTCGACGACCTGCGCGTGTTCTGCACCGTCGCCCGCAAAGCCAGCTTCAGCGCGGCGGCGGATGCGCTGTCGGTGTCGGCGGCGTATGTCAGCAAGCGCGTGAACATGCTCGAAGCGGATCTGGGCACGCGGCTCTTTCATCGGTCGACGCGCCGCGTCGCGATCACGGAGGCGGGCGAGCGCGTGTACGCGTGGGCCGAAAAGATTCTCGACGACGTCGACCGGCTGGTCGAAGACGTGTCGACCACGCGCCGCGTGCCGCGCGGCACGTTGCGCATCTCCAGCAGCTTCGGCTTCGGGCGTCACGTCGTGGCGCCGGCGCTGGCGCGGCTCACCGAGCGCTATCCGCAACTGAGCGTGCGGCTCGACCTGTTCGACCGCATCGTCGATGTGGCAGGCGAAGGCTTCGATCTCGACATTCGTATCGGCGACGACATCGCGCCGCATCTGATCGCGAAGCGCCTTGCGGAGAACCATCGCGTGCTGTGCGCGTCGCCGGAATACCTGAAGCGTCACGGCACGCCGCGTCAGCTTGCGGACCTCGGCACGCATCATTGCCTCGCGATCAAGGAACGCGACCATCCGTTCGGCATCTGGCGTCTGACGGAGCGCGGCGAGACCGTCTCCGTCAAGGTGACGGGGCCGCTGTCGACCAATCACGGCGAAGTGGCCGTGCAATGGGCGCTCGCGGCGCGCGGCATCGTGTTGCGTTCGATGTGGGATGTGCGCGCGCTGCTGGATTCGGGCGCGCTCGTGCAGGTGCTGCCCGGCGTCACGCAGCCGGCCAATGTGTGGGCCGTGTATCCGGCGCGGCTGGCGTCGTCGGCGAAGGTGCGCGTGTGCGTCGATTTTCTGGCGGACGAGTTTGGCCGCCTCGCCGCACCCGCAGCGCCTCAATGA
- a CDS encoding tartrate dehydrogenase, giving the protein MTRNYRIAVIPGDGIGKEVMPEALRALDAVSKRYGIGIDYQHIEWASCDYYAQHGQMMPDDWKQQLEGVDAVLFGAVGWPDTVPDHISLWGSLLKFRREFDQYINLRPARLFEGVPSPLAGRKAGDIDFMIVRENTEGEYSSVGGTMFEGTEREFVMQQSIFTRKGSERVLKFAFDLAQRREKKITVATKSNGISISMPWWDARAAEMAARYPDVTWDKQHIDILCARFVLNPDRFDVVVATNLFGDILSDLGPACTGTIGIAPSANMNPDRTFPSLFEPVHGSAPDIAGKGIANPIAMIWSAAMMLDFLGNGAGKEREAHDAILAAIEATLKEGPHTGDLGGKANTAEVGAAIAHRLA; this is encoded by the coding sequence ATGACCCGCAACTATCGCATCGCAGTGATTCCCGGCGACGGCATCGGCAAGGAGGTGATGCCCGAAGCGCTGCGCGCGCTCGACGCCGTCAGCAAGCGCTACGGTATTGGCATCGACTATCAGCATATCGAGTGGGCGAGCTGCGACTACTACGCGCAGCACGGCCAGATGATGCCCGACGACTGGAAGCAGCAACTTGAAGGCGTCGACGCCGTGCTGTTCGGCGCGGTCGGCTGGCCCGACACCGTGCCCGATCACATCTCGCTGTGGGGGTCGCTCCTCAAGTTCCGCCGCGAGTTCGACCAGTACATCAACCTGCGTCCCGCGCGCCTGTTCGAAGGCGTGCCGTCGCCGCTCGCGGGCCGCAAGGCGGGCGATATCGACTTCATGATCGTGCGCGAGAACACGGAAGGCGAGTACTCGTCGGTGGGCGGCACAATGTTCGAAGGCACCGAGCGCGAGTTCGTGATGCAGCAGTCGATCTTCACGCGCAAGGGCTCCGAGCGCGTACTGAAGTTCGCGTTCGATCTCGCGCAGCGCCGCGAGAAGAAAATCACCGTCGCGACGAAGAGCAACGGCATCTCGATCAGCATGCCGTGGTGGGACGCACGCGCCGCCGAAATGGCCGCGCGTTATCCCGACGTGACGTGGGACAAGCAGCACATCGATATTCTTTGTGCACGCTTCGTGTTGAATCCGGACCGCTTCGACGTGGTGGTCGCGACCAATCTGTTCGGCGACATCCTGTCGGACCTCGGTCCGGCTTGCACGGGCACGATCGGCATTGCGCCGTCGGCGAACATGAACCCGGACCGCACGTTCCCGTCGCTGTTCGAACCCGTGCATGGCTCCGCACCGGATATCGCGGGCAAAGGCATCGCCAATCCGATCGCGATGATCTGGTCGGCGGCGATGATGCTCGACTTTCTCGGCAACGGGGCGGGCAAGGAGCGCGAAGCACACGACGCGATCCTCGCCGCGATCGAAGCCACGCTCAAGGAAGGTCCGCATACGGGTGATCTGGGCGGCAAGGCGAATACGGCTGAAGTGGGCGCGGCTATCGCGCATCGCCTCGCCTGA
- a CDS encoding aspartate aminotransferase family protein, producing the protein MPNRSLIESDRKHLIHPVVSYRAHEARGVTVLDSAQGVYLRDIDGNELLDAFSGLWCVNTGYGHQSIVDAATRQLQRLPYATGYFHFGSEPAIELAAKLVELAPASLQHVYFTLGGSDAVDSALRFITHYFNATGRPSKKHIIALQRGYHGSSSIGAGLTALPAFHRNFDVPLPTQHHIPSPYAYRNDFADDTALIAASVAALEAKVEALGADNVAAFFCEPIQGSGGVIVPPVGWLKAMREACRKLGILFVADEVITGFGRTGPLFACEAEGVEPDLMTVAKGLTAGYAPMGAVLMSDGVYQGIADGGDVAAAIGHGHTYSAHPVSAAIGLEVMRLYQEGGLLANGVARAPRFAQGLDALLAHPLVGDSRHRGLLGALELVADKDTKQGFDAALKLPDRIAAAAYSNGLVFRAFGDNILGFAPALCYTESEFDLLFERLEKTLDDVLAQADVRAALKGSIEFKRRAAA; encoded by the coding sequence CAAGGCGTCTACCTCCGCGACATCGACGGAAACGAACTGCTCGACGCGTTCTCCGGCCTCTGGTGCGTCAACACCGGCTACGGCCATCAAAGCATCGTCGACGCAGCGACACGACAACTGCAACGCCTCCCCTACGCGACAGGCTACTTCCACTTCGGCTCCGAGCCCGCCATCGAACTCGCCGCCAAGCTGGTCGAACTCGCGCCCGCGTCGCTGCAGCACGTGTACTTCACGCTCGGTGGATCGGATGCCGTCGACTCCGCGCTGCGCTTCATCACGCACTACTTCAACGCGACAGGCCGTCCGTCGAAAAAGCACATCATCGCGCTGCAACGCGGCTATCACGGCTCGTCGTCGATCGGCGCCGGCCTCACCGCGCTGCCCGCGTTCCATCGCAACTTCGACGTGCCGCTGCCCACGCAACATCACATCCCGTCGCCCTACGCGTACCGCAATGATTTCGCCGACGACACCGCCCTGATCGCCGCCTCCGTCGCCGCGCTCGAAGCGAAAGTCGAAGCTCTCGGCGCGGACAACGTCGCCGCCTTCTTCTGCGAGCCGATCCAGGGCTCGGGTGGCGTCATCGTGCCGCCCGTCGGCTGGTTGAAGGCGATGCGCGAGGCCTGCCGCAAGCTCGGCATCCTGTTCGTCGCCGACGAAGTCATTACAGGCTTCGGCCGCACAGGGCCGCTGTTCGCGTGCGAAGCGGAAGGCGTCGAGCCGGACCTGATGACGGTCGCCAAGGGCCTCACGGCGGGCTATGCGCCGATGGGCGCGGTACTGATGTCGGACGGCGTCTATCAGGGCATCGCCGACGGCGGCGACGTCGCGGCGGCGATCGGCCACGGGCACACGTACTCGGCGCACCCCGTGAGCGCCGCGATCGGCCTCGAAGTGATGCGCCTCTATCAGGAAGGCGGCCTCCTCGCGAACGGCGTCGCGCGTGCGCCGCGCTTCGCGCAAGGGCTCGATGCGCTGCTCGCGCATCCCCTCGTCGGCGATTCGCGGCATCGCGGCCTGTTAGGCGCGCTCGAACTCGTCGCCGACAAGGACACGAAACAGGGCTTCGATGCGGCGCTGAAACTGCCGGACCGCATTGCTGCCGCTGCATATTCGAACGGCCTCGTGTTCCGCGCGTTCGGCGACAACATCCTCGGTTTCGCGCCCGCGCTGTGCTACACGGAAAGCGAGTTCGACCTGCTGTTCGAGCGCCTCGAAAAGACGCTCGACGACGTGCTCGCGCAAGCCGACGTGCGCGCCGCACTGAAGGGTTCGATCGAATTTAAACGCCGCGCGGCTGCGTGA
- a CDS encoding GMC family oxidoreductase N-terminal domain-containing protein produces the protein MIDYLILGGGSAGCVLAARLSEATDKTVCLIEAGRDISQATMPDAIRSRYPGRAYLDTHNIWQQLKARMSAPAALRRYEQAKLLGGGSAINALMANRGAPADYDEWEALGAGGWNWQACLPYFRKLETDCDFGGELHGASGPLRIQRTRWPRISPFVQAVLGTLQQRGHALRDDQNGLWEDGTFVGSIAVSAAGERIPTSVCYLDDTVRARKNLSIRTGLVVERILFNGRRATGARVLHADGTHEDVRAARVIVSAGAIHSPALLLRSGIGPASDLAALGIEVRADRAGVGRNLMEHPSIAVSAFLPRAARTPFPDEHHEQAIVRFSSGLPDTVPGDMHGAILSRSGWHSVGYRLGTIFFWVNKSYSRGSLKLASASPFDEPLVDFAMLSDPRDLERLKLALRFGAQTLAAPSMAVHRDAIFPSSYSPRVAAVAVPGVWNAFQRGALSALLDIAGPLRGTLIRRVVTQGVSIDELLADDAAMTEFVTRSVGGTWHPSGTCRMGAPNDPMAVTDADGAVYGVEGLHVCDASLMPSIPCANTNVPTIMVAERVAAKIRGSAAG, from the coding sequence GTGATCGACTATCTGATTCTGGGTGGCGGATCGGCAGGCTGCGTGCTGGCTGCGCGATTGTCCGAAGCTACGGACAAGACCGTGTGTCTGATCGAAGCCGGCCGCGATATCTCACAGGCGACCATGCCCGATGCGATCCGCAGCCGCTATCCGGGCCGCGCGTATCTCGACACGCACAACATCTGGCAGCAACTGAAAGCGCGCATGAGCGCGCCAGCTGCGCTGCGCCGTTATGAGCAGGCGAAGCTGCTGGGCGGCGGCTCGGCGATCAATGCGCTGATGGCCAATCGCGGCGCGCCCGCCGACTACGACGAATGGGAAGCGCTCGGCGCAGGCGGATGGAACTGGCAAGCGTGTCTGCCCTACTTTCGCAAGCTCGAAACCGATTGCGACTTCGGCGGCGAACTGCATGGCGCGAGCGGGCCACTGCGCATTCAGCGCACTCGCTGGCCGCGTATCTCGCCATTCGTGCAGGCCGTGCTCGGCACGCTGCAACAGCGCGGACATGCGTTGCGCGACGATCAGAACGGTCTATGGGAAGACGGCACGTTCGTTGGCTCGATTGCCGTGAGCGCAGCAGGCGAGCGCATTCCGACTTCCGTCTGTTATCTCGACGATACCGTGCGTGCACGCAAGAATCTGTCGATACGCACGGGTCTCGTCGTCGAGCGGATACTGTTCAACGGGCGGCGTGCAACGGGTGCGCGGGTTTTGCATGCGGACGGTACGCATGAAGATGTGCGCGCGGCGCGTGTGATCGTCAGTGCGGGCGCGATTCATAGTCCTGCGCTGCTGCTCAGAAGCGGCATCGGTCCCGCCAGCGATCTCGCCGCGCTCGGCATCGAGGTGCGCGCAGACCGCGCGGGCGTCGGGCGCAATCTGATGGAGCATCCGTCGATTGCCGTGTCGGCGTTTCTGCCGCGCGCCGCCCGCACGCCGTTTCCCGACGAGCATCATGAACAGGCGATCGTGCGTTTTTCTTCCGGCTTGCCCGATACCGTGCCCGGCGACATGCACGGCGCGATTCTGTCACGCTCGGGCTGGCATTCGGTCGGGTATCGGCTCGGGACGATTTTCTTCTGGGTCAACAAGTCGTATTCGCGCGGGTCTTTGAAGCTTGCATCAGCGAGTCCTTTCGATGAGCCGCTGGTCGATTTCGCGATGTTGTCGGACCCGCGCGATCTCGAACGGTTGAAGCTCGCGTTGCGCTTTGGTGCGCAGACGCTGGCAGCGCCTTCGATGGCCGTGCATCGTGACGCGATTTTTCCGTCGAGCTATTCGCCGCGTGTCGCGGCTGTGGCCGTGCCGGGCGTGTGGAACGCGTTTCAGCGTGGGGCGTTGAGCGCGCTGCTCGATATTGCCGGTCCGTTGCGTGGGACGCTGATTCGGCGCGTGGTGACGCAAGGCGTTTCGATCGATGAACTGCTGGCCGATGACGCGGCGATGACTGAGTTTGTCACGCGGTCGGTTGGGGGAACGTGGCACCCATCGGGCACGTGCCGGATGGGTGCGCCCAATGATCCGATGGCCGTGACCGACGCGGATGGCGCGGTGTATGGCGTGGAAGGACTGCATGTGTGCGACGCGTCGCTGATGCCGTCTATTCCGTGCGCGAATACCAATGTGCCGACGATTATGGTGGCGGAGAGGGTCGCGGCGAAGATAAGAGGATCGGCAGCAGGCTGA
- a CDS encoding ABC transporter substrate-binding protein, whose translation MTLALSIAGMAPAFAAGKITFVSQGGTYQEAQTKAILDPAAKQLGITINQDSIPDAWPQIKAQGATGKPIWDVVDTPTSNCLRGGREGLLEKLDFSKIPNAAAVPEKYRTPYSVAYEFYSTVIGYNKKNLKKVPQSWKDFWDVKNFPGTRALRNDPQTVLEAALLADGVPRDKLYPLDVDRAFKKLQQIKPDITVWWTSGGQSAQLLHDGEVDMTMIWNGRASAVKKDDPDVDFTFNDGILQNTQLCVLKNAPNLPDAIKFVNAALSPDLQANLPLYIDYGPGNPAAFKTGKITAKRASELPSSPDNASKQALMSEEWWASDAGIQAKARWLKFMQ comes from the coding sequence ATGACGCTCGCGTTGAGCATCGCGGGCATGGCGCCCGCGTTCGCGGCGGGAAAAATCACTTTCGTCTCACAAGGCGGCACGTATCAGGAAGCGCAGACCAAGGCGATCCTCGACCCCGCCGCAAAGCAGCTAGGCATCACGATCAACCAGGACAGCATTCCCGACGCATGGCCGCAGATCAAGGCGCAAGGCGCGACGGGCAAGCCGATCTGGGACGTGGTCGATACGCCGACCTCGAACTGTCTGCGCGGCGGCCGCGAAGGTCTGCTGGAAAAGCTGGACTTCTCGAAGATCCCGAACGCGGCAGCCGTGCCGGAAAAATATCGCACGCCGTATTCGGTCGCGTACGAGTTCTATTCGACGGTGATCGGCTACAACAAGAAGAACCTCAAGAAGGTGCCGCAAAGCTGGAAAGACTTCTGGGACGTGAAGAACTTCCCCGGCACGCGCGCGCTGCGCAACGATCCGCAGACGGTGCTCGAAGCGGCGCTGCTCGCCGATGGCGTGCCGCGCGACAAGCTCTATCCGCTGGATGTGGATCGTGCGTTTAAGAAACTGCAGCAGATCAAGCCCGACATTACCGTGTGGTGGACTTCGGGCGGCCAGTCGGCGCAATTGCTGCACGACGGCGAAGTGGACATGACGATGATCTGGAACGGCCGCGCCAGCGCCGTGAAGAAGGATGATCCCGATGTCGACTTCACGTTCAATGACGGCATTCTGCAGAACACGCAATTGTGTGTGCTGAAGAACGCGCCGAATCTGCCCGACGCGATCAAGTTCGTCAACGCTGCGTTGTCGCCGGATTTACAGGCGAATCTGCCGCTCTATATCGACTACGGTCCGGGCAACCCCGCTGCGTTCAAGACGGGCAAGATCACCGCGAAGCGCGCGAGCGAACTGCCGAGCTCGCCGGATAACGCGTCGAAGCAGGCGCTGATGTCGGAAGAATGGTGGGCCTCCGACGCAGGCATTCAGGCCAAGGCGCGCTGGCTGAAGTTCATGCAATAA
- a CDS encoding type II toxin-antitoxin system HicB family antitoxin yields MLSYPISLTPDDNGTLLVTFPDVPEAITVGDDEEDAKVQALDALEAAFEIYFAEKRSIPMPSKAKRGQPVATLPALVTAKVLLADEMLRQNVRKAELARRLSVNQVQVDRLLNFGHSSKIEMVESAFAVLGKRLDVRAV; encoded by the coding sequence ATGCTCAGCTACCCGATCAGCCTGACACCCGACGACAACGGAACGCTGCTCGTCACGTTTCCAGACGTCCCGGAAGCCATCACCGTCGGCGACGACGAAGAGGACGCGAAAGTGCAAGCGCTGGATGCGCTCGAGGCCGCGTTCGAAATCTACTTCGCGGAGAAGCGAAGCATCCCGATGCCTTCGAAGGCCAAACGCGGGCAACCCGTCGCCACGTTGCCGGCGCTCGTCACCGCAAAGGTATTGCTCGCGGATGAAATGCTCCGCCAGAACGTGCGAAAGGCAGAACTCGCGCGGCGGCTCAGCGTCAATCAGGTGCAGGTCGATCGACTTCTGAACTTCGGCCATTCATCGAAGATCGAGATGGTCGAGTCGGCGTTTGCGGTACTGGGCAAGCGTCTTGATGTTCGCGCGGTGTAA
- a CDS encoding winged helix-turn-helix transcriptional regulator → MSTDCKLDRIDLRILSQLQKRGRITNVELADAVGLSPSPCLIRVKRLEKAGYIIGYGAQIQLEKLGDVQIVFTEVTLADHRREDFIKFVNAIKDVDEIVECHLASGGYDYLLKFITRSVSHYQSIIEGLLERDIGIEKYFSYVIIKTPFVKTHYPLETLFSQNHH, encoded by the coding sequence ATGAGCACCGACTGCAAGCTGGACCGAATCGATTTGCGCATCCTCTCGCAGTTGCAAAAGCGAGGGCGAATCACGAACGTCGAGCTGGCCGACGCAGTCGGGCTGTCGCCGAGTCCTTGTCTGATCCGCGTGAAGCGTCTGGAGAAGGCGGGTTACATCATCGGGTACGGCGCGCAGATCCAGCTCGAAAAGCTCGGCGATGTGCAGATCGTGTTCACGGAAGTCACGCTCGCCGACCATCGCCGCGAAGATTTCATCAAGTTCGTCAACGCGATCAAAGATGTCGACGAGATCGTCGAATGCCATCTGGCGAGCGGCGGCTACGACTACCTGCTCAAGTTCATTACGCGCAGCGTCAGTCACTATCAGAGCATCATCGAAGGGCTGCTGGAGCGCGATATCGGCATCGAAAAGTATTTCAGCTACGTCATCATCAAGACGCCGTTCGTCAAGACGCACTACCCGCTCGAAACACTCTTCTCACAGAACCATCATTGA
- a CDS encoding NAD-dependent succinate-semialdehyde dehydrogenase produces the protein MTKRYELSELIRSDNFIDGKWVASAKGKRFDVTNPATGEVIAQVADSDAADARAATDAAARAFPAWRDALPKDRAAVLHRWHALMVENADALGRLISLEQGKPFAEGRGEVMYGASYVAWFADEATRIYGDIIPQQQRGKRMSAVKEPVGIVAAITPWNFPLAMIARKIAPALAAGCTVVGKPAEDTPLTALALVMLAHEAGVPAGVLNLISASRENAVPAVGDWLADSRVRKITFTGSTPVGKYLARESAGTLKKLSLELGGNAPFIVFDDADLDAAVTGLLAAKFRNGGQTCVCPNRVYVQSGVYERFADLLATRVAALKVAPATDPAAQIGPMINARAIDKIARHVDDAVSRGARVLTGGKRLPELGPNYYAPTVLADATPDMHLSCEETFGPVAPLFRFDDEAEAICAANDTPFGLASYFYSQDVRRIDRVARQLEAGIVGINEGALASEAAPFGGVKESGYGREGSKYGLDDYLSIKYLCQGGLE, from the coding sequence ATGACCAAGCGATACGAGTTGAGCGAGCTGATCCGCAGCGACAATTTCATCGACGGCAAGTGGGTGGCGTCTGCTAAAGGCAAGCGCTTCGATGTGACGAACCCGGCGACGGGCGAAGTGATCGCGCAGGTCGCCGACAGCGACGCCGCCGACGCGCGCGCCGCCACCGATGCCGCCGCCCGCGCCTTCCCCGCCTGGCGCGACGCCTTGCCAAAGGATCGCGCGGCCGTGCTGCACCGCTGGCATGCGCTGATGGTCGAGAACGCCGATGCGCTCGGCCGCCTGATCTCGCTGGAACAAGGCAAGCCGTTCGCCGAAGGACGCGGCGAGGTGATGTACGGCGCGTCGTATGTCGCGTGGTTCGCGGACGAAGCGACGCGCATCTACGGCGACATCATTCCGCAGCAGCAGCGCGGCAAGCGCATGAGCGCGGTGAAGGAACCCGTCGGCATCGTCGCTGCGATCACGCCGTGGAATTTCCCGCTCGCAATGATCGCGCGCAAGATCGCGCCCGCGCTCGCGGCGGGCTGCACCGTCGTCGGCAAGCCTGCTGAAGACACGCCGCTCACTGCCCTCGCGCTGGTGATGCTCGCGCATGAGGCGGGCGTGCCGGCGGGCGTGCTGAACCTGATTTCGGCATCGCGCGAGAACGCGGTGCCCGCCGTCGGCGACTGGCTCGCGGACAGCCGCGTGCGCAAGATCACGTTCACGGGTTCGACGCCTGTCGGCAAGTATCTGGCGCGTGAATCGGCGGGGACGTTGAAGAAGCTGTCGCTGGAACTGGGCGGCAATGCGCCCTTCATCGTGTTCGACGACGCCGATCTCGACGCCGCCGTCACGGGCCTGCTGGCCGCGAAATTCCGCAATGGCGGCCAGACCTGCGTGTGCCCGAACCGCGTGTACGTCCAGTCCGGCGTGTACGAGCGTTTCGCGGACCTGCTCGCAACGCGCGTCGCCGCGCTGAAAGTCGCGCCCGCCACCGATCCCGCCGCGCAGATCGGTCCGATGATCAACGCGCGCGCGATCGACAAGATCGCGCGTCACGTCGACGACGCCGTAAGCCGTGGCGCGCGCGTGCTGACGGGCGGCAAGCGCCTGCCGGAACTCGGTCCGAACTACTACGCGCCGACCGTGCTCGCTGACGCCACGCCCGACATGCACCTGAGCTGCGAGGAAACCTTCGGCCCCGTCGCGCCGCTGTTCCGCTTCGACGACGAAGCCGAAGCGATTTGCGCCGCCAACGACACACCGTTCGGCCTCGCATCGTACTTCTACAGCCAGGACGTGCGGCGCATCGACCGCGTCGCGCGGCAACTGGAGGCGGGCATCGTCGGCATCAACGAAGGCGCGCTCGCGAGCGAGGCCGCGCCCTTCGGCGGCGTGAAGGAATCGGGCTATGGCCGCGAAGGCTCGAAATACGGCCTCGACGATTACCTGTCGATCAAATACCTCTGCCAGGGCGGGCTCGAATGA
- a CDS encoding M14 family metallopeptidase produces the protein MNAQAYPIEVAFPDISVHEKSDTGIAYVHTFDSGVAGPHVMINALTHGNEVCGAIVVDALLRAKLRPRRGTLTLAFANVDAYARFDPSKPDAARFVDQDFNRVWTAQTLDNSALDSSELRRARAMRPVIDTVDLLLDLHSMHEKSKPLIVAGPLDKGIALSEKLGTPATVICDEGHPEGRRMRDYKGFGDPRSEKNALLIECGQHWEAGAVAVARDVTARFLVLSGVVDEADLPAGWTLPLPDEMLIVRVTEPVVAKSLDFRFAGDYTGLEVFPEAGSEIGWSDGEAVRTPYPDCMLVMPSLRQLRAGVTVVRLGKIEKRIARTQ, from the coding sequence ATGAACGCGCAGGCCTATCCAATCGAAGTCGCCTTTCCCGACATCTCCGTGCACGAGAAGAGCGACACGGGCATCGCGTACGTGCATACCTTCGATTCGGGCGTCGCCGGTCCGCACGTGATGATCAACGCGCTCACGCACGGCAATGAGGTATGCGGCGCGATCGTCGTCGATGCGCTGCTGCGCGCGAAGCTGCGTCCACGGCGCGGCACGCTGACGCTCGCGTTCGCGAACGTCGATGCCTACGCGCGTTTCGATCCGTCGAAGCCGGATGCGGCGCGCTTCGTCGATCAGGACTTCAACCGCGTATGGACGGCGCAAACGCTCGACAACAGCGCGCTCGATTCGAGCGAGTTGCGCCGCGCACGCGCGATGCGGCCTGTGATCGATACCGTCGATCTGCTGCTCGATCTGCATTCGATGCATGAGAAGAGCAAGCCCTTGATCGTCGCCGGGCCGCTCGACAAGGGCATCGCGTTGTCGGAAAAGCTCGGCACGCCCGCCACCGTGATCTGCGACGAAGGCCATCCCGAAGGCCGCCGCATGCGCGACTACAAAGGCTTCGGCGATCCTCGAAGCGAGAAGAACGCGTTGCTGATCGAATGCGGACAGCATTGGGAAGCGGGCGCTGTAGCCGTCGCGCGCGATGTGACGGCGCGCTTTCTCGTGTTGTCCGGCGTGGTCGACGAAGCCGACTTACCCGCAGGCTGGACCCTGCCGCTGCCCGATGAAATGCTGATCGTGCGGGTGACGGAGCCTGTCGTCGCGAAGAGTCTCGACTTCCGCTTCGCCGGCGATTACACGGGCCTGGAGGTGTTTCCCGAAGCGGGCAGCGAGATCGGCTGGTCGGATGGTGAAGCCGTGCGCACGCCCTATCCCGACTGCATGCTCGTGATGCCTTCGCTCAGGCAGTTGCGCGCGGGCGTGACCGTCGTGCGACTCGGCAAGATCGAGAAGCGTATCGCGAGAACGCAATAG
- a CDS encoding cupin domain-containing protein, whose protein sequence is MKVQQIKQSIALQGLEDWGTAGLPGTPEIQVSGVQKVIRGSEAIDTGIFECTPGTYRRSVKQAEVMHFLSGRGRFTPDGEDTVHFSGGDTLFFEAQTEGTWEVEETMRKVYVIF, encoded by the coding sequence ATGAAAGTCCAGCAGATCAAACAAAGCATTGCATTGCAGGGGCTGGAAGACTGGGGCACGGCCGGTCTTCCAGGCACGCCGGAAATTCAGGTATCGGGCGTGCAGAAAGTGATACGCGGCAGCGAGGCGATCGATACGGGCATCTTCGAATGCACGCCCGGCACGTATCGGCGCTCGGTCAAGCAGGCCGAAGTGATGCACTTCCTCAGCGGGCGTGGCCGCTTCACGCCCGACGGCGAAGACACGGTTCACTTCTCGGGCGGCGACACGCTGTTCTTCGAAGCCCAAACGGAAGGCACATGGGAAGTTGAAGAGACGATGCGCAAGGTCTACGTGATCTTCTGA